The following are encoded in a window of Calditrichota bacterium genomic DNA:
- a CDS encoding ATP-binding protein produces MKERPHKTYAIAVPSDPGHIAEVERLAERVAHELGFAEDDADSLSIAVTEAVNNAMHHGNKLDKKKKVQVRFELFGERVVVHVSDEGQGFDPAKLQDPLRPENVLKDSGRGIFILRALMDDVQFCFSPTGTEVVLVKRKARR; encoded by the coding sequence GTGAAAGAGCGTCCTCACAAGACCTATGCCATCGCTGTCCCCAGCGATCCCGGACACATCGCGGAGGTCGAGCGTCTTGCCGAGCGGGTTGCCCACGAGCTGGGGTTTGCCGAGGATGATGCCGATAGCCTGTCCATTGCCGTCACAGAGGCGGTGAACAACGCCATGCACCATGGCAACAAGTTGGATAAGAAGAAGAAGGTGCAGGTGCGTTTCGAGCTCTTCGGGGAGAGGGTGGTCGTGCATGTGAGCGATGAGGGGCAGGGTTTTGACCCTGCCAAGCTCCAAGATCCGCTGCGGCCAGAGAATGTGCTCAAGGACAGTGGCCGCGGCATCTTCATCCTTCGCGCTCTCATGGATGACGTTCAGTTCTGTTTCTCGCCCACAGGGACCGAGGTTGTGCTGGTGAAACGGAAAGCCCGCAGGTGA